A window of the Citrus sinensis cultivar Valencia sweet orange chromosome 9, DVS_A1.0, whole genome shotgun sequence genome harbors these coding sequences:
- the LOC102614248 gene encoding glucan endo-1,3-beta-glucosidase 12 has translation MATLAAFSSFFFFFLVTFASADTGKVGINYGRVANNLPSPEKVVELLKSQGIGRVKTYDTDSAVLAALANSDISVVVAFPNEELSKAAADQSFTDNWVQANISKYYPATKIEAVAVGNEVFADPKNTTPFLVPAMKNVYNSLVKYKLDSNVKVSSPIALGALQNSYPPSSGSFKSDLIEPALKPMLEFLRKTSSYLMVNAYPFFAYSANADKISLDYALFRDNPGQVDSGNGLKYSNLFDAQLDAVFAAMSAISYNDVKVVVTETGWPSMGDENEAGAGAANAAAYNGNLVRRVLSGSGTPLRPKDPLNVYLFALFNENQKQGPTSERNYGLFYPNEQTVYDSPFVSTSGNSSSTPAANKSKTQVPVSGGGGGDVSPSAAGQTWCVANANAGEKKLQAAIDYACGEGGADCRPIQEGATCYDPNTLEAHASYAFNSYYQKQVRKAGSCDFGGAAYVVTQAPKYGKCQFPTGY, from the exons ATGGCGACCCTTGCTGCATTctcttccttcttcttcttcttcctcgtAACCTTCGCTTCTGCAG ATACTGGCAAGGTAGGTATAAATTACGGCAGAGTTGCAAACAACTTACCGTCGCCGGAGAAAGTTGTGGAGCTGCTGAAATCTCAAGGAATCGGCCGAGTTAAAACATACGACACTGACTCAGCCGTACTCGCTGCACTCGCGAACTCGGACATAAGCGTCGTCGTTGCGTTCCCGAATGAGGAACTCTCCAAGGCCGCAGCTGACCAGTCATTTACTGACAACTGGGTCCAGGCCAATATCTCCAAGTACTACCCGGCAACGAAGATCGAGGCCGTCGCCGTGGGCAACGAAGTCTTCGCAGACCCGAAGAACACGACGCCGTTTCTCGTCCCCGCCATGAAGAACGTTTACAACTCCTTGGTTAAGTACAAGCTTGATTCTAACGTTAAAGTCTCCTCTCCTATTGCTTTAGGTGCGTTACAAAATTCGTACCCGCCATCTTCCGGGTCGTTCAAATCGGATCTCATCGAGCCCGCTTTGAAACCCATGTTGGAGTTTCTACGTAAGACGTCGTCGTATCTCATGGTTAATGCGTATCCTTTTTTCGCCTACTCTGCTAACGCGGATAAGATATCTTTAGACTACGCTCTGTTTAGGGATAATCCCGGTCAGGTGGATTCAGGTAACGGGCTGAAGTATAGTAACCTTTTTGACGCCCAACTCGACGCCGTTTTCGCTGCCATGTCAGCAATCAGTTATAACGACGTGAAGGTTGTGGTGACGGAGACTGGATGGCCGTCTATGGGTGACGAGAATGAGGCGGGTGCTGGTGCGGCCAATGCCGCGGCGTACAACGGGAATCTAGTACGTAGAGTCTTGTCTGGAAGTGGGACCCCCTTGAGACCAAAGGACCCACTTAACGTTTACCTCTTCGCTTTGTTCAATGAGAATCAAAAACAGGGTCCCACATCGGAAAGGAATTACGGGTTGTTTTATCCCAACGAACAGACGGTGTACGACTCGCCGTTTGTGTCAACTAGTGGGAACTCAAGCTCAACGCCGGCAGCCAATAAGAGCAAGACTCAAGTTCCGGTGAGCGGAGGAGGAGGTGGTGACGTGTCGCCCTCGGCGGCGGGACAGACTTGGTGCGTGGCTAACGCGAATGCTGGTGAGAAAAAGCTGCAAGCCGCAATTGATTATGCCTGTGGCGAGGGAGGCGCTGATTGCCGACCGATTCAAGAGGGCGCCACGTGTTACGATCCTAACACGTTAGAAGCCCATGCATCGTATGCCTTCAATAGTTATTATCAGAAGCAAGTGCGTAAGGCTGGATCTTGTGATTTTGGTGGTGCGGCCTACGTGGTCACGCAGGCTCCTA AATATGGAAAATGCCAGTTCCCAACTGGCTATtga